The proteins below come from a single Parazoarcus communis genomic window:
- a CDS encoding helix-turn-helix transcriptional regulator yields MTIRETILRHWQLLRLLPRYPQKITVQELKQALAVQGFDTTERTVQRDLMDLSSAFPLVVDERAKPYGWSWQREARSFDLPGLSVAEALTWVLAEQHLRSLLPAGIVEHLQPQFQAARSRLSAEQQPKPTRSWLDKVRTVPPAQPLIPPGVAQEIQRTVSDALMHERQLDISYRKKGSKSAESYRIHPLAIIQRGWVIYLHARIGDYPNAQNFALHRVEAATLREEPAIPPPGYDLDAGIERGIWAFGKGQLIQVALRFSREAGEHLLETPLSTDQKVSEEGDTLLVHATVADTPQLRWWLLGFGDAVEVLSPTALRQELSDVAAGMARKYASPEP; encoded by the coding sequence GTGACTATCCGAGAGACCATCCTTCGCCACTGGCAGCTTCTCAGGCTCTTACCCCGCTATCCGCAGAAAATCACCGTTCAAGAACTCAAGCAGGCGCTTGCCGTGCAGGGCTTCGACACTACGGAGAGGACCGTCCAGCGCGACCTGATGGACCTGTCGAGTGCCTTTCCGCTGGTGGTTGATGAGCGCGCCAAGCCTTACGGTTGGAGTTGGCAGCGTGAAGCCCGTAGTTTCGACCTGCCGGGATTGTCGGTTGCCGAGGCACTGACTTGGGTTCTAGCGGAACAGCACCTGCGCAGCCTGCTCCCGGCCGGTATCGTCGAACACCTTCAGCCCCAGTTCCAGGCCGCCCGCAGCCGGCTGTCTGCCGAGCAGCAACCCAAGCCCACGCGATCCTGGTTGGACAAGGTCCGCACCGTCCCGCCCGCCCAACCACTGATACCGCCCGGAGTCGCCCAAGAGATTCAGCGCACCGTCTCGGATGCGTTGATGCACGAACGCCAACTGGACATCAGCTACCGGAAGAAGGGCAGTAAGTCCGCGGAGAGTTACCGGATACACCCGCTGGCCATCATCCAGCGTGGCTGGGTGATCTACCTGCATGCCCGGATTGGCGACTACCCCAATGCGCAGAACTTCGCCCTGCACCGCGTTGAGGCGGCAACGCTACGCGAAGAACCAGCCATTCCACCACCGGGCTACGATCTCGACGCCGGTATCGAGCGGGGTATCTGGGCTTTCGGCAAGGGCCAGTTAATACAAGTCGCGCTGCGCTTCTCGCGCGAAGCCGGAGAGCATCTGCTCGAAACGCCCCTGTCTACCGATCAGAAGGTAAGCGAGGAGGGCGACACGCTGCTTGTCCATGCAACCGTTGCCGATACCCCGCAGCTCAGATGGTGGCTGCTCGGCTTTGGCGACGCGGTCGAAGTGCTGAGCCCAACTGCCCTGCGACAGGAATTGTCGGACGTCGCCGCTGGAATGGCCCGAAAATACGCTTCGCCGGAGCCCTGA